In the genome of Bacillota bacterium, the window GAAAGATGCAGCCTTAGAAAGGCGCTTCCAGCCCATTACGGTTGAGGAACCTTCAGTTGAGGAAACATTGGAAATATTAAAAGGAATAAGGGATAAATATGAGGCTCACCACAGGGTTAAAATCACCGATGAAGCACTGGAAGCTGCGGCAAGATTAGGAGACAGGTATATTACAGACAGGTATTTGCCTGATAAGGCAATAGATTTAATAGATGAAGCTGCATCAAGAGTTCGTCTCAGGGCTTTTACCATTCCTCCTGACTTAAAAGATTTGGAAATACAGCTTGAGGATTTAATTAAAGAAAAAGAAGATGCTATCAGATGTCAGGAGTTTGAAAAAGCTGCAAAGATAAGGGATAAAGAACATGAACTAAGAGACAGGCTTGAAAAAGCAAAAAATGAATGGCAACAGAAGAACCAAACAAAAACCGATATTGTTACTGAAGATGAGATAGCAGAAATTGTGTCCAGCTGGACGGGCATACCTGTAAAGAGGCTTGCAAAAGAAGAAACTGAGAGACTTATGGAAATGGAAGGAATACTTCATAAGAGGGTAATAGGCCAGGAAGAAGCGGTAAAAGCTATTTCGAAGGCTATCAGAAGAGGGCGGGTAGGATTGAAAGACCCTAAACGTCCGGTAGGTTCATTCATTTTCCTTGGGCCTACGGGAGTAGGAAAAACCGAATTAAGTAAAGCCCTTGCGGAGGCACTGTTCGGCGACGAGAATGCAATGATAAGAATTGATATGTCCGAGTATATGGAAAGGTTTACTGTATCAAGGCTGGTGGGTTCGCCTCCGGGTTATGTGGGTTATGATGAAGGTGGCCAATTGACAGAGAAGGTAAGAAGGAAGCCTTATTCCGTAATACTTTTTGATGAGATTGAAAAGGCTCACCCGGATATATTTAATATACTTCTACAGATTTTGGAAGATGGAAGACTTACAGACTCCCAGGGAAGGGTGGCGGATTTCCGTAATTCTGTAATAATCATGACCTCTAATGTAGGAGCAAGGCTTATTACTGAACCCAAACGTCTTGGTTTTGCAGCGGGTGAAGAGGATAAGGCAAGAAGTTATGAAGAGATGAAAAACAATGTTATGGGTGAATTAAAAAAGACCTTCAGACCTGAATTCTTAAATAGGGTTGACGAAATAATAGTATTCCATCCTCTTGATCAAGAGCATATAAAACAAATCGTGGGCTTGATGCTGGAAAACCTTGCTGCCAGATTGAAACAAAACGGAATTAGTATAGAAGTTACAGATAATGCAAAAGCGTTTATTGCAAAGAAAGGATTCGACCCGATTTATGGAGCAAGGCCGTTACGCAGGGCAATACAGAATATGATTGAAGATAGGCTGGCTGAAGAAATGCTGGATGGAACCATTAAAGCAGGAGATAATGTATTGGTAGATGTAAATGAGGAAAATATAGTATTTACTCCTGTAAACC includes:
- a CDS encoding ATP-dependent Clp protease ATP-binding subunit, coding for MFGRFTERAEKALAYSQESAMELGHNYVGTEHLLLGLVKEGSGVAARVLQSQGVTEGKILREIEQLVGRGEKTGQQPLGFTPRTKRVLELSFKEARKMNQNYIGTEHLLLGIMREGESVAVRILMDLGVDPQKLLSEIVRILNEETPGSVGAQRNNSGYANTPTLNQFGRDLTEMAREGKFDPIIGRDKEIERVIQVLSRRTKNNPCLIGEPGVGKTAIAEGLAQKIVEGNIPEILKDKRVVTLDLSAMVAGAKYRGEFEERLKKAMDEVRKAGNVILFIDEMHTIIGAGAAEGAIDASNILKPALARGEIQVIGATTLDEYRKHVEKDAALERRFQPITVEEPSVEETLEILKGIRDKYEAHHRVKITDEALEAAARLGDRYITDRYLPDKAIDLIDEAASRVRLRAFTIPPDLKDLEIQLEDLIKEKEDAIRCQEFEKAAKIRDKEHELRDRLEKAKNEWQQKNQTKTDIVTEDEIAEIVSSWTGIPVKRLAKEETERLMEMEGILHKRVIGQEEAVKAISKAIRRGRVGLKDPKRPVGSFIFLGPTGVGKTELSKALAEALFGDENAMIRIDMSEYMERFTVSRLVGSPPGYVGYDEGGQLTEKVRRKPYSVILFDEIEKAHPDIFNILLQILEDGRLTDSQGRVADFRNSVIIMTSNVGARLITEPKRLGFAAGEEDKARSYEEMKNNVMGELKKTFRPEFLNRVDEIIVFHPLDQEHIKQIVGLMLENLAARLKQNGISIEVTDNAKAFIAKKGFDPIYGARPLRRAIQNMIEDRLAEEMLDGTIKAGDNVLVDVNEENIVFTPVNRAEKTPAL